From the Robbsia betulipollinis genome, the window CAGCCAGCCGCCCGAGGGCGTCGCCGACACCATATTGCCCCAGCGGTCGACCACATCGAGGTGCACCGTGTCGCCGCGCATCTCCGGCAGCGTCGCGAAGGTCGGCTCACCCTGCCCGAAGCCGCCCGGCTGCTGCCGCCCGGCGCTTTCCAGCACGCGCGCCAGCCGGGCCGCGCTGTCGCCATGGGCGCCGGGACGGAAATCATGCGACGCCTGCAGCGGATCGATCAACGCGCGCCGTGCGTCGTTGTACGCGTCGCCGAGCAGCAGGTCCATCGGCACGGCGCTGAAATCCGGATCCCCGTAGAAAATTTCCCGGTCCGCGAAAGCCAGTTTTCCGCATTCGATCACGGTGTGCACATAGTCCGGGCCGAGGGGATCCATCGATGCCAGGTCGAACCCCTTGAGCAGGGCCAGCTGCTGCAGGAATACCGGCCCCTGTCCCCACGGCCCCGTCTTGTGAACCTGGAACCCCGCGTAGTCGTACGATACCGGCGTCTCGTAATGCGGCGCCCAGTGCGCCAGATCGTCGCCGGTCAGCAAGCCGGCGTTGCGCCGTCCCGAGGTATCCAATACCGCCGTCGTGCGGAAATACCGGTCGATCGCCTCGGCGACGAAGCCCTCGTAGAAGGCGCGCCGCGCCGCCTCGCATTGTTCGGCGCGGTCCGTGCGTGTGGACGCCTCGCGCAACAGGCGCCGATACGTCGCCGCGATCGCCGGATTCGCGAACAGCCGGTTCGGCACCGGGGCCTCGCCATCCTTCAGCCATTGCGCGGCGGAACTCGGCCATTCCTTCAGGAAAAAATCCTTGATCGCGAGAATCGACTGCGTCATGCGCGGGATTACCGGATAGCCGTTTTCCGCGTAATCGATCGCATAGCCGAGCACCTCGGCGAGCGGCAATTGACCATAGTCGCGCAGCAACGCCATCCACGCGCCGAACGCGCCCGGCACCACCGCCGGCAGCAGCCCGGTTCCCGGCACGACGTCCAGCCCGAGTTCATGCATCTTCGCGATGGTCATCGTCGCCGGCGTGACGCCTTGCCCGCACAGCACGCGCACGCGCGACTCGCGAGCACTGTGAAAGACCACCGGCAACTCGCCCCCGGGGCCATTGAGATGCGGCTCGACGATCTGCAATACGAAACCGGCGGCGGCCGCCGCGTCGAACGCATTGCCGCCTTTTTCGAGAACGGCCATCGCCGACGCGCTCGCCAGCCAGTGGGTCGAGGCGACCATGCCAAAGGTGCCGATCAGTTCCGGGCGAGTGGTGAAGGTCATCGATGGCTCCGGCACGGGGTGAGGAGGCAGTTTTGGCTCGAACGCGAGTCATGTCAACCCATGCTCGGAAGGATGGCAAGATGCACAGCCGCCGAAAATGGACAGACGCCGACGCGGCTGCTACATTCCCGGCGTGTCGTGGCGGCACGGAATGTGTCCGGTAAAGCCGCCGACTGTCATCGGCGTTTTGTCCGATGACGTTCTTTCCATGCAAGGTCCGCGTGCCGCACATCGAAATATTCCAGGGCGCCTCCGTTTCCGATGAAGCGGAAACATATGTGCTCCTGCGTATCCGGCAGTGGCTTGAGGATACGAAACAGGCAGGGATTATTTTTGCGAACGTCGACCTGCCTCCTCAACTCGATCTGGTGGTCTTCACGCACCAGGCGGCGATCGTGGTCGAGGTAAAGGCCTGGCGCGCACAGGTGCGGGGGCAGATAAATGGGCCCTGGATGCATGTACGGCCCGGCGGCGATACCAAAGCGCTGGGCAACGCGTACCGCCAGACGGTGGGACAAAATCAGGCACTGCGAGACGCGTTCCGGACAGTCGCGGTATCGCCGCCGTCTTATCCCCGAGGCATTCTCGTCTTCCGTCACGGACTATGGGCAGATTCGAACGTAGAGGAATGCAGCGACTATCGCGTACACGTCTGCCGAATGGAAAACTTCGAAGCCGCGCTTCGCAACGCTCGCACACGGCCATGGGCGTTCGACGATGTCCGCTCGCTGGCCATAGCGTTGAATCTTTCCCGAGCAGACGATGCTCCGCCGCGGGCAACGGAAAATAGCCGAAATTTACGTGTTGTCGGCACCATGGTGCCGAACTCATCGGCTCACGCAACGCCGCGCCCCGACGATCGAACGCGCTCCAGTCCGCCCGCAACCGAATGCGACGCAAGCCCGTCCGTGTCGGCATCGCGTTTGACATCGACGCGTGTTGCACAAGACGCGCTGCCCCGGGCCAAGGCAGATAAGGGGCGTCAGGCCCGACGCCTGACGGCGATCGC encodes:
- a CDS encoding gamma-glutamyltransferase family protein, which gives rise to MTFTTRPELIGTFGMVASTHWLASASAMAVLEKGGNAFDAAAAAGFVLQIVEPHLNGPGGELPVVFHSARESRVRVLCGQGVTPATMTIAKMHELGLDVVPGTGLLPAVVPGAFGAWMALLRDYGQLPLAEVLGYAIDYAENGYPVIPRMTQSILAIKDFFLKEWPSSAAQWLKDGEAPVPNRLFANPAIAATYRRLLREASTRTDRAEQCEAARRAFYEGFVAEAIDRYFRTTAVLDTSGRRNAGLLTGDDLAHWAPHYETPVSYDYAGFQVHKTGPWGQGPVFLQQLALLKGFDLASMDPLGPDYVHTVIECGKLAFADREIFYGDPDFSAVPMDLLLGDAYNDARRALIDPLQASHDFRPGAHGDSAARLARVLESAGRQQPGGFGQGEPTFATLPEMRGDTVHLDVVDRWGNMVSATPSGGWLQASPAVPGLGFNVTTRAQMFWMTPGLPSSLGPGRRPRTTLSPTLVTRDGAPYAAFGSPGGDQQDQWSLQLFLKHAHFGMNLQAAVDSPTFQTSHFPASFYPRDMQLGRMSAEARFPETTLAALRARGHDLTVAAPWSLGRVCAVSVRQGLLRGAATPRMMQAYAVGR
- a CDS encoding NERD domain-containing protein, which codes for MTFFPCKVRVPHIEIFQGASVSDEAETYVLLRIRQWLEDTKQAGIIFANVDLPPQLDLVVFTHQAAIVVEVKAWRAQVRGQINGPWMHVRPGGDTKALGNAYRQTVGQNQALRDAFRTVAVSPPSYPRGILVFRHGLWADSNVEECSDYRVHVCRMENFEAALRNARTRPWAFDDVRSLAIALNLSRADDAPPRATENSRNLRVVGTMVPNSSAHATPRPDDRTRSSPPATECDASPSVSASRLTSTRVAQDALPRAKADKGRQARRLTAIAIVLLVAAAGMAISHKPGRATDTGDGSAPSARQEPDGSSAHATPERRSHPRRATRHHEKPHTATPIARTTHDAAEPSAPVASPREGNEPDAATPSSVCPEGVDRLGCPSVLVDPARTAP